A window of the Methanobacterium sp. genome harbors these coding sequences:
- a CDS encoding purine/pyrimidine permease, whose amino-acid sequence MKFRYGLDDKPKKTEMLVVGLQYFAVILPSIIILGTLVGVLEFGADYIPYLQKLLLIIGIFMIIQIYLGHRLPLVIGPVTVILIAILTSFNQGVGGINSSILIGGILVSILVASGLFRHVKKLFTPRVVTVILILLTFTLIPTIISLISVENHVPSSYNVIFAIVLLFIIFIGNTFLKGIWRSALTFLALFGGSALYFIIFGNFSPNLNLPLLSIPSGSFIGHLAVPNISVFITFLISFLALVIIDLGIIQSAGIILDADEMETRVEKGIFFTGLGNVLAGLLGVIGIVNYNLSIGIISTTKNASKFAVIPAAIIFLVLAFSPIAIGLISNIPSPVLGIVLLYVLIMLIGPALLISIESNSIKNVDDGAIIGLPILLGTIIAFLPQSVITQFPQVLQPLVANGYVIGTIAVFLLEHVLYPRHSVYNEKKMKQ is encoded by the coding sequence ATGAAATTTAGGTATGGATTAGATGACAAGCCCAAGAAGACTGAAATGTTGGTAGTGGGGTTGCAATATTTTGCAGTTATCCTCCCTTCCATCATAATCTTAGGGACCTTAGTAGGAGTTCTTGAGTTCGGAGCAGATTATATTCCTTATCTTCAAAAATTACTGCTCATCATAGGCATATTCATGATCATACAAATCTATTTAGGCCACAGACTCCCATTGGTCATTGGTCCAGTTACCGTGATATTGATTGCTATTTTAACCAGTTTTAATCAAGGAGTAGGCGGTATTAATTCTTCAATATTGATTGGTGGTATTTTAGTTAGTATATTAGTTGCAAGTGGCCTTTTTAGACATGTTAAAAAACTTTTCACACCCCGAGTTGTTACTGTTATCCTCATACTTCTCACATTTACACTTATACCTACAATAATCAGCCTGATCAGTGTTGAAAATCATGTTCCCTCATCATATAATGTTATTTTTGCTATTGTACTCTTATTTATAATTTTTATTGGGAATACATTCTTGAAGGGAATTTGGAGGTCTGCTTTAACATTTTTGGCATTGTTTGGAGGTAGTGCATTATACTTTATCATATTTGGAAATTTCAGCCCTAACTTGAACTTACCTCTTTTATCAATTCCATCTGGATCATTTATAGGCCATCTGGCAGTTCCTAATATCAGTGTTTTTATTACATTCTTAATTAGCTTTTTAGCTTTAGTAATAATTGATTTAGGTATAATTCAATCAGCAGGGATTATACTAGATGCAGATGAAATGGAGACACGTGTTGAAAAAGGCATATTTTTCACTGGGCTGGGAAACGTCTTGGCAGGACTCCTGGGAGTTATAGGTATTGTTAATTATAATTTAAGCATAGGTATCATCTCCACCACCAAAAATGCATCTAAATTTGCAGTCATTCCTGCAGCGATAATATTTTTAGTACTGGCCTTTTCACCAATAGCAATAGGCTTGATAAGTAACATACCTTCACCAGTGCTGGGTATTGTTTTGTTATACGTCCTGATCATGTTAATCGGACCAGCACTACTAATTTCAATTGAAAGTAATTCTATAAAAAACGTAGATGACGGGGCTATTATTGGATTACCAATTCTTTTAGGCACAATAATAGCATTTTTACCACAATCTGTGATTACACAGTTCCCCCAGGTTCTGCAACCATTAGTAGCCAATGGCTACGTTATAGGAACCATAGCAGTTTTCCTACTGGAACATGTTTTATATCCACGGCATTCTGTTTACAATGAAAAAAAGATGAAACAATGA
- a CDS encoding alanine--glyoxylate aminotransferase family protein: MDETLLMIPGPTRVAPRVLKAMSENIVNHRSALFGEILTETNQMMSELFMTDNKSYLITGSGTAAMEAALANTISKGDRVLNIVGGKFGQRFMQITETHGGIPVNMEVEWGHAVNPSAVREFLEENDDIKAVTVVHNETSTGATNPIEELGKILEDYDTLYVVDTVSSLGGDDVFVDGYGIDICVTGSQKCLAAPPGMAAITLSDDAWDVVDKTDNQTYYLNMKKYKKSGDATPPETPYTPAVSLIYAMQEALRVIMEEGLEKRVKRHKMAAKATRNGVNALGLDLFAQEDAASNTVTSIKIPEGITDSELRGTMRERYRIELAGGQDHLKGNVFRIGHMGNITHREIISTIAALEMTMQGLGLDVEIGEGVAAVADTYLMGSS, translated from the coding sequence ATGGATGAAACTTTACTGATGATTCCCGGACCCACTCGTGTGGCCCCTAGGGTCCTGAAGGCCATGTCAGAAAACATAGTTAATCATAGAAGCGCCCTTTTCGGTGAAATTCTCACTGAAACCAACCAGATGATGTCTGAATTGTTCATGACTGATAACAAGTCTTACCTTATCACTGGCTCCGGAACGGCAGCCATGGAAGCCGCCCTGGCCAACACCATCAGTAAGGGTGATCGTGTCCTGAACATTGTAGGAGGAAAATTTGGACAGCGCTTTATGCAGATAACTGAAACCCATGGTGGAATTCCTGTGAATATGGAAGTAGAATGGGGACATGCAGTTAACCCTAGTGCTGTGCGTGAATTCCTGGAAGAAAATGATGATATTAAAGCAGTTACTGTTGTGCATAATGAAACTTCCACCGGTGCAACCAACCCCATTGAAGAATTGGGTAAGATATTAGAAGACTATGATACCCTTTATGTTGTGGACACTGTGTCCAGCCTTGGTGGGGATGATGTATTTGTAGATGGTTATGGTATTGATATTTGTGTTACTGGCTCCCAGAAGTGTCTGGCAGCACCGCCAGGTATGGCGGCAATCACCCTCAGTGATGATGCTTGGGATGTGGTTGATAAAACTGATAATCAGACTTATTATCTTAACATGAAGAAATACAAAAAAAGTGGAGATGCAACACCACCAGAAACACCTTACACCCCAGCTGTTTCATTAATATACGCTATGCAAGAAGCACTCCGTGTGATTATGGAAGAAGGATTGGAAAAAAGGGTTAAAAGACATAAAATGGCCGCTAAAGCCACTCGAAATGGTGTGAATGCCCTTGGACTGGACTTATTCGCCCAGGAAGATGCGGCCAGTAATACTGTGACCTCGATCAAGATTCCAGAGGGAATAACTGACTCGGAACTTCGTGGTACCATGAGGGAACGTTACCGGATTGAACTGGCCGGAGGACAGGACCATCTTAAAGGTAATGTGTTCCGTATCGGCCACATGGGTAACATAACCCATCGTGAGATCATAAGCACCATCGCTGCGCTGGAGATGACCATGCAAGGGTTGGGATTGGATGTGGAGATTGGTGAAGGTGTGGCTGCAGTGGCCGACACCTACCTAATGGGAAGTAGTTAG
- a CDS encoding DUF115 domain-containing protein, producing MELTLWMEWYQLILEDFGFKRDDDERSARILNNILEDKGTLRPQDIHIESRVIVFGAGPSLKPNLTILKTMNLDEFTLISADGATTALLEENIIPEIIVTDLDGRMNDIILANQQGALIVVHAHGNNQEQVEKFTPELTNILGTTQSKPLAHVHNFGGFTDGDRCVFLAMALGAREIILSGMDFGKIVTHYSRPDQEDGLADVVKQKKLKWAKKLVRWAALNSDVHFLNISSGETVEGVEDINPDILK from the coding sequence ATGGAACTGACCCTGTGGATGGAATGGTACCAACTCATCCTGGAAGACTTCGGATTTAAAAGAGATGATGATGAACGCAGTGCCCGGATATTAAACAATATCTTGGAAGATAAAGGCACCCTCAGGCCACAAGACATTCACATCGAAAGTAGGGTCATTGTTTTCGGTGCTGGACCATCCTTAAAACCTAATCTCACTATTTTGAAGACCATGAACCTGGATGAATTCACCCTAATATCTGCAGATGGGGCCACAACCGCCCTTTTAGAGGAAAATATCATCCCTGAAATTATAGTAACTGATTTAGACGGTCGAATGAATGATATAATCCTTGCTAACCAGCAGGGAGCCTTAATTGTGGTGCATGCCCATGGTAACAACCAGGAACAAGTTGAGAAATTCACCCCAGAACTAACTAACATCTTAGGAACCACTCAGAGCAAACCTTTAGCCCATGTTCATAACTTTGGGGGTTTCACTGACGGTGACCGTTGTGTTTTCCTGGCAATGGCCCTGGGGGCGCGTGAAATAATATTATCTGGAATGGACTTCGGAAAAATCGTCACCCATTACTCCCGGCCAGACCAGGAAGATGGTCTTGCAGATGTGGTGAAGCAGAAAAAACTTAAATGGGCCAAAAAACTGGTTAGATGGGCTGCTCTTAATAGTGATGTTCATTTTTTGAATATTTCCAGTGGGGAAACAGTGGAAGGTGTGGAGGATATAAATCCAGATATACTTAAATAA